One Spinacia oleracea cultivar Varoflay chromosome 4, BTI_SOV_V1, whole genome shotgun sequence DNA segment encodes these proteins:
- the LOC110778422 gene encoding uncharacterized protein, with amino-acid sequence MRRTIHPKDSPLCRGILEQPMEKVKMPTCKYNGTTDPENHSTAFEQHMMLYSDSDAMWCKVFQTTLSGVAADWYKKLPAGSIFSFRQIQEDFVRRFISKVERKKTSGELMSISQRPKEPLREYLTRFNNESITIPDLQQEIAVLALLRGMQECEFKRYLGRKSFTSLGEALRKANEYIRSDELMLISPMGGNQAVQSAKKDHVPIQQHNYRKDNGRKEGHQQRGGYPNRQQPVGAYQVYTPLNTARATIYAVNKSAAWRKPLPMDAPGNNKNFCAFHNDHGHYTEHCKELKDNIEELVRRGYLSQYRVRQEGQGGNNRQGSSHSHAPYTPTQPGYAQPTGRIEQAPPSRQEIRSLPETGKDGADRGKRPTVWVISGGPVHGGTVSGAIRNLEEHRHLVSYHSARKWPEPIPLPVITFTSDDCRGIIYPHDDPLVLELEIANFPVKRCLIDGGSSANIIFWEAFTQLNIDHGELTRVSYPVIGFSGASVYPEGSIRLPVQVGRGSSARDLMVDFLVIKVPAAYNVIIGRPFIHDAQAVVSTYHLTMIYLSNLERTERVHGSQETARSCYLTAIKAPGRMVPKTNLAREANMPTKRKRGDLSMENFDERPVCIPRPAADGETREIELVEGVPERTVRIGADMEADQQVNLIGLLRENADVFAFSADEMPGISPDIIVHRLNVDKSVRPVKQKKRNFSSEKNAAIKEEVEKLLEAGFIEVCDYPEWLANVVMVKKSNGSWRMCVDFTNLNGACPKDCYPLPRIDRLVDSTSGHALLSFLDAFSGYHQVSLCKADRKKAAFITDSGVYSYKAMPFGLKNAGATYQKLVDRVFASQKGRNIEVYVDDSIVKSRLASDHIDDLRETFETLRRFRMKLNPKKCVFGVRSGKFLGFLVSERGIDANPDKVDAIMNLPEPGCIKDVQKLTGRMVALTRFISKSADRALPFFNVLKQNKKFKWGETERAAFEAVKRHLQVLPTIARPEEGDTLQLYISASQHTVAAVLIIEKDKTQIPVYFVSHILQEAETRYSLIEKLGLAVLIAARKLRPYCNTPKFLNSIY; translated from the coding sequence ATGAGGCGAACCATACACCCCAAAGACTCCCCACTCTGCAGGGGTATACTGGAGCAACCTATGGAGAAAGTAAAGATGCCGACGTGCAAATACAACGGAACCACAGACCCCGAAAATCACTCCACCGCTTTCGAACAACACATGATGCTGTATTCTGACTCAGATGCCATGTGGTGCAAAGTGTTCCAAACCACATTATCAGGGGTGGCAGCCGATTGGTATAAGAAGTTGCCGGCCGGATCGATATTCAGTTTTCGGCAGATCCAAGAGGACTTTGTGAGGCGGTTCATTAGCAAGGTTGAACGAAAGAAAACATCTGGAGAGCTGATGTCAATCTCACAAAGGCCGAAGGAGCCGCTGAGAGAATACCTTACTCGTTTTAACAACGAATCCATCACAATACCAGATTTACAGCAAGAAATAGCCGTCTTGGCTCTGTTGAGAGGGATGCAGGAATGCGAGTTCAAAAGGTACCTGGGAAGAAAGTCATTTACCTCGCTGGGGGAGGCCTTGAGAAAAGCAAACGAGTATATCAGGAGTGATGAGCTGATGCTAATATCACCCATGGGGGGAAATCAGGCAGTACAATCGGCCAAGAAGGATCATGTTCCCATACAGCAGCACAATTACCGGAAAGATAACGGTAGAAAGGAGGGCCATCAGCAGAGAGGAGGATATCCGAACAGACAACAGCCGGTAGGGGCTTACCAGGTGTACACTCCCCTGAACACCGCCAGGGCCACTATCTACGCAGTAAATAAATCGGCAGCGTGGAGGAAACCGTTACCGATGGATGCCCCaggtaacaataagaacttttgtGCTTTTCATAATGATCATGGTCATTACACGGAGCATTGCAAAGAGCTCAAGGATAACATCGAAGAGCTGGTAAGAAGGGGATACCTATCCCAGTACAGGGTCCGACAGGAAGGCCAGGGAGGAAATAACAGGCAGGGCAGTTCACATAGTCATGCCCCATATACACCTACTCAGCCAGGGTATGCACAGCCCACTGGTAGGATTGAACAGGCACCACCATCCCGGCAAGAAATCCGGTCATTACCGGAAACAGGCAAAGATGGGGCCGACAGGGGAAAAAGACCCACGGTTTGGGTGATCTCTGGAGGGCCCGTGCATGGAGGTACAGTCAGCGGGGCAATAAGAAATCTAGAGGAGCACAGGCATTTGGTGAGTTACCATAGCGCAAGGAAATGGCCGGAACCAATCCCCCTACCGGTCATCACGTTCACCTCGGACGATTGTCGCGGCATTATATATCCCCATGATGACCCGCTGGTATTGGAACTCGAGATAGCAAACTTCCCCGTCAAGAGATGCCTGATTGATGGAGGCAGCTCTGCGAACATCATATTCTGGGAAGCTTTCACCCAGCTGAACATAGATCACGGAGAGTTAACAAGGGTGAGCTATCCCGTTATCGGATTCTCTGGAGCCAGCGTCTATCCAGAAGGCAGTATCCGTCTACCGGTTCAAGTAGGTAGAGGATCATCAGCCAGAGACTTAATGGTCGACTTTTTGGTGATAAAAGTACCAGCAGCGTATAACGTAATAATTGGTCGACCATTCATTCATGACGCACAGGCGGTGGTGTCCACATATCATTTGACCATGATATATCTCTCAAATCTGGAAAGAACAGAAAGGGTACATGGCAGTCAGGAGACTGCCAGATCGTGTTATCTGACAGCGATAAAGGCACCAGGAAGGATGGTGCCGAAAACCAACCTTGCCCGAGAAGCAAACATGCCAACCAAAAGAAAGAGAGGGGACTTGAGCATGGAAAATTTTGATGAAAGGCCGGTTTGCATCCCAAGGCCAGCTGCAGATGGAGAAACTCGGGAAATTGAATTAGTAGAAGGAGTTCCAGAAAGAACGGTACGAATAGGTGCCGATATGGAGGCAGATCAGCAGGTCAATCTCATCGGCCTGTTACGAGAAAATGCAGATGTCTTTGCCTTCTCGGCAGATGAAATGCCCGGTATCAGCCCAGACATCATAGTGCATCGTCTGAATGTAGACAAGTCAGTCAGGCCGGTAAAgcaaaagaagagaaatttcTCCAGTGAAAAAAATGCtgcaataaaagaagaagtggaaAAGCTGCTGGAAGCAGGGTTCATAGAAGTTTGTGATTACCCCGAATGGTTGGCCAACGTAGTCATGGTAAAAAAGTCAAATGGCAgttggcgaatgtgcgtagattttacCAATCTGAATGGGGCGTGCCCCAAGGACTGCTATCCATTGCCACGAATCGATAGGCTGGTAGATTCAACAAGTGGCCACGCTCTTTTGAGTTTCCTGGATGCCTTCTCAGGGTATCACCAAGTCAGCTTGTGTAAAGCCGATAGAAAGAAGGCCGCCTTCATCACAGATTCAGGGGTATACAGCTATAAGGCTATGCCATTTGGGTTGAAGAATGCAGGAGCAACCTACCAGAAGTTGGTGGATAGGGTATTTGCttcccagaaagggaggaacatAGAGGTGTATGTGGATGACTCAATAGTTAAAAGCCGATTGGCCAGTGACCACATCGACGACTTGAGAGAAACTTTCGAAACTCTGAGGAGGTTCAGGATGAAGTTAAACCCCAAGAAATGTGTATTCGGGGTCCGATCAGGAAAGTTCCTGGGTTTCCTAGTAAGCGAAAGGGGAATCGATGCCAATCCAGATAAGGTAGATGCAATTATGAATCTACCAGAACCCGGTTGCATAAAAGACGTGCAAAAGTTAACAGGAAGAATGGTTGCATTGACTCGGTTCATTAGCAAATCAGCAGATAGGGCGTTGCCCTTTTTCAACGTGttaaaacaaaacaagaaaTTCAAGTGGGGAGAAACAGAAAGAGCAGCCTTTGAGGCAGTAAAACGGCACCTGCAAGTCCTACCCACAATAGCTCGACCAGAGGAAGGGGACACGCTGCAGCTGTACATATCTGCTTCTCAACACACAGTAGCAGCAGTTCTGATCATAGAGAAAGATAAAACACAGATACCGGTgtactttgtcagccacatcCTGCAAGAAGCAGAAACGAGGTACTCCTTGATAGAAAAATTGGGGTTGGCAGTGTTGATTGCAGCCAGAAAGTTGAGACCttactgtaataccccgaaatttttaaactcgatttattaa